In one Streptomyces marincola genomic region, the following are encoded:
- a CDS encoding response regulator has product MTIRVLVAEDQAAVRQGLVLILRSAQDIEVVGEAADGAEAVRLAGELRPDLVLMDLQMPRLDGVSATARITGEGLAEVLVLTTFDFDEYVFGALRAGAGGFLLKDSDAAQLLTAVRTVAAGEGLVAPAVTRRLLAEFARAPAPGPRAPAVDEARLAGLTPREREVLARLGEGLSNAQIAEGLGMAEATVKTHVSRVLGKLGLRSRVQAAVLAREAGLVPGA; this is encoded by the coding sequence ATGACCATTCGCGTACTCGTGGCCGAGGACCAGGCGGCCGTCCGGCAGGGCCTGGTGCTCATCCTGCGCAGCGCCCAGGACATCGAGGTCGTGGGCGAGGCCGCCGACGGCGCGGAGGCCGTCCGCCTCGCCGGCGAACTGCGCCCCGACCTCGTGCTGATGGACCTCCAGATGCCGCGGCTCGACGGCGTCTCGGCCACCGCCCGCATCACGGGCGAAGGGCTCGCGGAGGTGCTGGTGCTGACGACGTTCGACTTCGACGAGTACGTCTTCGGCGCGCTGCGCGCCGGGGCCGGCGGGTTCCTGCTCAAGGACAGCGACGCCGCCCAACTGCTCACCGCCGTGCGGACCGTGGCGGCGGGCGAAGGGCTCGTGGCGCCCGCCGTGACGCGGCGCCTGCTCGCGGAGTTCGCCCGCGCCCCCGCGCCGGGGCCCCGCGCGCCGGCCGTCGACGAGGCCCGCCTCGCCGGACTCACCCCGCGCGAACGCGAAGTGCTCGCGCGGCTCGGCGAGGGCCTGTCCAACGCCCAGATCGCCGAGGGCCTCGGCATGGCGGAGGCCACGGTGAAGACGCACGTGAGCCGGGTCCTGGGGAAACTCGGCCTGCGCAGCCGCGTCCAGGCCGCCGTTCTCGCGCGAGAGGCCGGCCTCGTCCCCGGGGCCTGA
- a CDS encoding gas vesicle protein — translation MTAHDPVPWQGADDLTGPLGVPLVDLLDRVLATGVVISGDLVIAIAEVPLVRLSLHALLASVSDRVPAPWADSGPL, via the coding sequence ATGACGGCCCACGACCCCGTGCCGTGGCAGGGCGCGGACGACCTCACGGGACCGCTGGGCGTGCCGCTGGTCGACCTGCTGGACCGCGTGCTCGCCACGGGCGTGGTGATCAGCGGCGACCTGGTCATCGCCATCGCCGAGGTGCCCCTGGTCCGGCTCTCGCTGCACGCGCTGCTCGCGTCGGTCAGCGACCGGGTGCCGGCGCCCTGGGCCGACAGCGGGCCGCTGTGA
- a CDS encoding GvpL/GvpF family gas vesicle protein has translation MTGAHSVRVFAVCHAAGAAPLAGLRGHAGGGAVRRLRAGALAAVVQAVPAAEFTPEALRGHLSDRASLERFARAHHEVVAAVAAAGPAVPVPLTTLYADEDRARQAITEAAPRFLAALKRVAGRDEWGVKVFATAPAGGGAEAAGGPPPAGTGRSGRAYLDLLRERQRARETRRDTVHAEVERIDAALRACAADARRLRTHGPDLTGAQHPQVLNAAYLVDRSRSAELAATVAALRGGTERGAPLRIELTGPWAPYSFAEEDEQRPAERAGGGGGRP, from the coding sequence GTGACCGGGGCGCACTCCGTACGGGTGTTCGCCGTCTGCCACGCGGCGGGCGCCGCGCCGCTCGCGGGCCTGCGCGGCCACGCGGGCGGCGGCGCCGTGCGCCGCCTGCGCGCCGGCGCGCTGGCCGCCGTGGTGCAGGCCGTGCCCGCCGCCGAGTTCACGCCCGAGGCGCTGCGCGGGCACCTGTCGGACCGGGCCTCGCTCGAACGGTTCGCGCGCGCCCACCACGAGGTGGTCGCGGCGGTGGCCGCCGCGGGCCCGGCCGTTCCCGTCCCGCTGACGACGCTGTACGCGGACGAGGACCGGGCGCGGCAGGCGATCACGGAGGCCGCCCCCCGTTTCCTCGCCGCCCTGAAGCGGGTCGCGGGCCGCGACGAGTGGGGCGTGAAGGTGTTCGCGACCGCCCCGGCGGGCGGCGGGGCCGAGGCCGCGGGCGGCCCGCCCCCGGCCGGTACCGGGCGCTCCGGCCGCGCCTACCTGGACCTGCTGCGGGAACGCCAGCGGGCGCGCGAGACCCGCAGGGACACGGTGCACGCGGAGGTGGAGCGGATCGACGCGGCGCTGCGCGCCTGCGCCGCCGACGCCCGCAGGCTCCGCACGCACGGCCCCGACCTGACCGGCGCCCAGCACCCGCAGGTGCTGAACGCGGCCTACCTCGTCGACCGGTCGCGGAGCGCCGAACTGGCCGCCACCGTCGCCGCGTTGCGCGGCGGAACGGAACGGGGCGCGCCGCTGCGGATCGAGCTGACGGGGCCGTGGGCGCCGTACTCGTTCGCCGAGGAGGACGAGCAGCGCCCGGCGGAACGGGCCGGCGGCGGGGGCGGGCGCCCATGA
- the gvpO gene encoding gas vesicle protein GvpO, with product MPDQAEKSQVRGPIGAARRASRRLARLTGHPVDGVSAVTRAEHGWHVNVDVVEVARIPDTTSLMATYEVRLDDEGRLLEYRRVRRYRRCATVD from the coding sequence ATGCCAGACCAAGCCGAGAAGTCCCAGGTCCGCGGCCCCATCGGGGCCGCCCGCCGGGCCAGCCGCCGACTGGCCCGGCTCACCGGCCATCCCGTGGACGGCGTCTCCGCGGTGACCCGCGCGGAACACGGGTGGCACGTCAACGTCGACGTCGTCGAGGTCGCCCGCATCCCGGACACCACGAGCCTGATGGCCACCTACGAGGTGCGGCTCGACGACGAGGGCCGCCTGCTCGAATACCGCAGAGTGCGCCGCTACCGGCGCTGCGCCACCGTCGACTGA
- a CDS encoding gas vesicle protein GvpG, protein MGLLTGLLLLPLAPARGAAWVAERVADAAEREANDPAPVHARLAALHRALDEGEIGLDAFEAEEERLLRMLRPAGPNGSAR, encoded by the coding sequence ATGGGCCTGCTGACCGGCCTGCTGCTGCTTCCGCTCGCCCCGGCCCGCGGCGCGGCCTGGGTCGCGGAGCGCGTGGCCGACGCCGCCGAGCGGGAGGCGAACGACCCCGCGCCGGTGCACGCGCGGCTCGCGGCGCTGCACCGCGCGCTCGACGAGGGAGAGATCGGCCTCGACGCGTTCGAGGCCGAGGAGGAACGCCTCCTGCGCATGCTCAGGCCGGCAGGACCGAACGGAAGTGCCCGATGA
- a CDS encoding gas vesicle protein yields MIEPLVAHEPADACPPRAANLADILERVLDKGIVIAGDIKINLLDIELLTIRLRLFISSVDTAKKAGIDWWETEPALSSRAARDALAEENSRLRDRVEALERQREEER; encoded by the coding sequence GTGATCGAACCCCTGGTGGCCCATGAGCCCGCGGACGCCTGCCCGCCCCGGGCCGCCAACCTCGCCGACATCCTGGAGCGCGTGCTCGACAAGGGCATCGTCATCGCCGGCGACATCAAGATCAACCTGCTGGACATCGAGCTGCTGACGATCCGCCTGCGCCTGTTCATCTCGTCGGTCGACACCGCCAAGAAGGCGGGCATCGACTGGTGGGAGACCGAACCCGCGCTGTCCTCGCGCGCCGCGCGCGACGCCCTGGCCGAGGAGAACAGCAGGCTGCGGGACCGGGTCGAGGCGCTGGAGCGGCAACGCGAGGAGGAGCGGTGA
- a CDS encoding GvpL/GvpF family gas vesicle protein yields the protein MAARPVYVYGVVRADHRLRPEHRGIGVPPTAPRTLRAGALAAVVGPAPGELLARRRDLLAHQHLLLSLADEGPVLPMRFGVVAPGEAAIVDQLAREEARYLEALARVAGRQEMNLKVFPAEDALPELVRTDPTLRRLREAARRRPGYEASLRLGEAVAGALNAAAARAAGLVLRRVAPFAEATANGPEVAGCVRNVSFLVPRAALDDFNAAASAATGPGARADIRLTGPLPCFSFVPAVAGPATAEALPAVRGA from the coding sequence ATGGCAGCACGGCCCGTCTACGTCTACGGAGTGGTCCGGGCGGACCACAGGTTGCGCCCCGAGCACCGCGGGATCGGCGTGCCGCCCACCGCGCCGCGCACGCTGCGGGCCGGCGCGCTCGCGGCCGTCGTCGGCCCGGCCCCCGGTGAACTGCTCGCGCGCCGCCGGGACCTGCTGGCCCACCAGCACCTGCTGCTCTCACTGGCCGACGAGGGGCCCGTGCTGCCGATGCGGTTCGGTGTCGTGGCCCCGGGCGAGGCGGCGATCGTCGACCAGCTCGCCCGCGAGGAGGCGCGTTACCTCGAAGCCCTCGCCCGGGTGGCCGGCCGCCAGGAGATGAACCTCAAGGTGTTCCCCGCCGAGGACGCGCTGCCCGAGCTGGTCCGCACCGATCCCACGCTGCGCAGGCTGCGCGAGGCCGCCAGGCGCAGGCCGGGCTACGAGGCGAGCCTGCGCCTGGGCGAGGCGGTGGCCGGGGCGCTCAACGCCGCCGCCGCGCGCGCCGCCGGGCTCGTGCTGCGGCGGGTGGCGCCGTTCGCCGAGGCGACGGCGAACGGGCCCGAGGTCGCCGGATGCGTCAGGAACGTGTCGTTCCTCGTGCCGCGCGCCGCGCTCGACGACTTCAACGCCGCCGCCTCGGCCGCCACCGGGCCAGGCGCGCGTGCCGACATCCGGCTGACGGGGCCGTTGCCGTGCTTCAGCTTCGTCCCCGCGGTCGCGGGCCCGGCCACCGCCGAGGCCCTGCCCGCCGTCCGGGGAGCGTGA
- the gvpJ gene encoding gas vesicle protein GvpJ yields the protein MTVTTTYRDDLSCVPRAGTLYDVVDIILDRGMVIDIFVRVSLVGIEILKIDVRVVIASIDTYLRFAEVCDSLCSQEDPSSRSLPDLLGGGLGGTTVGAGLKKATQHVGRKAKNALTGGEEPERRGEHAPGDGGGRGGRKRHGGHGRGRGGHGDED from the coding sequence ATGACCGTCACCACCACCTACCGCGACGACCTCTCCTGCGTGCCGCGCGCCGGGACGCTGTACGACGTCGTCGACATCATCCTCGACCGCGGCATGGTGATCGACATCTTCGTCCGGGTCTCCCTGGTCGGGATCGAGATCCTGAAGATCGACGTCCGCGTGGTCATCGCCAGCATCGACACCTACCTGCGGTTCGCCGAGGTGTGCGACAGCCTGTGCTCCCAGGAGGACCCGAGCAGCCGGAGCCTGCCCGACCTGCTCGGCGGCGGCCTCGGCGGGACGACCGTCGGGGCCGGTCTGAAGAAGGCGACCCAGCACGTGGGCCGCAAGGCCAAGAACGCCCTGACCGGCGGCGAAGAACCGGAACGGCGGGGCGAGCACGCGCCGGGCGACGGCGGCGGGCGGGGCGGCCGTAAGCGGCACGGCGGCCATGGCCGCGGGCGCGGCGGACACGGCGACGAGGACTGA
- a CDS encoding SRPBCC family protein, whose protein sequence is MDGKNTAQGSDGLAQGLERLGTALVGLVEAQARHLVDAASDRITDMAGRVGDSARTASSGPKAGAALAGAGVKKAKDSAMGTARKAVGKSDKGDGDGGGGDSGGGGGGSPDAKVTTIVETIDVGVPLRACYNHWTSYEHFSDFMKGVQSVDRSDDTESDWKLKVGPSNRSWKATVQEQVPDRRIEWRSEGGKGSTRGVVTFHELARDLTRVVVVVEYYPAGFFEKTANLWRAQGRRLRLDLKQFQRYVTLVADQVPPGWRGEIRDGEVVRGPDEEDDGDYGDDEEDEDEDDGRFEDDDRFDDEDDEDDDEERDER, encoded by the coding sequence ATGGACGGCAAGAACACAGCGCAGGGGTCCGACGGTCTCGCCCAGGGCCTCGAACGGCTCGGGACCGCGCTCGTCGGCCTCGTCGAGGCCCAGGCCAGGCACCTGGTGGACGCGGCGAGCGACAGGATCACCGACATGGCGGGCCGCGTCGGGGACTCGGCCCGCACGGCCTCGTCGGGGCCGAAGGCGGGCGCGGCCCTGGCCGGCGCGGGCGTCAAGAAGGCGAAGGACAGCGCCATGGGCACGGCACGCAAGGCGGTCGGCAAGAGCGACAAGGGCGACGGGGACGGCGGCGGAGGGGACAGCGGCGGGGGCGGGGGCGGCAGCCCGGACGCCAAGGTCACCACCATCGTCGAGACCATCGACGTCGGCGTCCCGCTCCGCGCCTGCTACAACCACTGGACCAGCTACGAGCACTTCAGCGACTTCATGAAGGGCGTGCAGAGCGTCGACCGCTCCGACGACACCGAGAGCGACTGGAAGCTGAAGGTCGGCCCGTCGAACCGCTCGTGGAAGGCGACCGTCCAGGAGCAGGTTCCGGACCGGCGCATCGAGTGGCGTTCCGAGGGCGGCAAGGGCAGCACCCGGGGCGTGGTCACGTTCCACGAGCTGGCCCGCGACCTCACCCGCGTGGTGGTGGTCGTCGAGTACTACCCGGCCGGGTTCTTCGAGAAGACCGCGAACCTGTGGCGCGCGCAGGGCCGCAGGCTGCGGCTCGACCTGAAGCAGTTCCAGCGCTACGTGACGCTCGTCGCGGACCAGGTGCCGCCCGGCTGGCGCGGCGAGATCCGCGACGGCGAGGTGGTGCGCGGCCCCGACGAGGAGGACGACGGGGACTACGGGGACGACGAGGAGGACGAGGACGAGGACGACGGCCGGTTCGAGGACGACGACCGGTTCGACGACGAGGACGACGAGGACGACGACGAGGAGCGTGACGAACGGTGA